The following is a genomic window from Adhaeribacter radiodurans.
CTGTACTGCTAATTGTTATTCAGAAGGAAACTTGTTAGATTTCTAGTCTCAGTCGGCTATTTTCCGATTCTAATTTATAACAGCTATTCAATAATAAATTTATAACCGACTTATTAGCAAGTTTCCTTTTAAACATAGAACTTGTTTAGAGTTTTGGTTTATTAGGGATTTTACGAATAAATAAGACGGAGAAAGCAATTAAAATAAGCACGAACCAGTGTAGTGCTTTGGTTTCGAATCGAATGAGCAAAGCTTTGAAGCTGTCCATCCAGGCGTTAGCTCTTTCAATGGCATTTCTCTGCTTAAAGAGTTGTTCATCAAAATAAATATATTCATCCGTGATTTGGCCATTCCTGGGATTAGTGGCAATATTAGCTTCTATTTTCATTTCTGAACATATACTTCTAAAAGCTTGGGAATCAAATCCGGCATCGGCATTTAAGAATAAACCTTTAGTTTCAATACCTGCTTCTTTCAATAAATTACATAATTCTTTAAATACTACTTCAATCTCATACAAGTCATGGTGGGCTCCTGATACTGGTAAACTACAAGCCAGCATCTGCCCTTTGTTATCAGCTAAAAACAGGCTATTGCAACTATTGGCCGCTTTCCTGTTTTGATAACCAATGCATTCCCCTCCCTGCTTACAGATAGTCTGACTACCATCTAACTGAACACCTGATAAATCTAGTAAGCAACGCTGGCTTTTTAGTAGGCCAAGCCATACATTCTTAAAACTCCCATCATTTACCCACTTTCGAAAATGATGATACACGCCTTGCCAGCTAATGGTTGGGCCAGTAAATATTTCTTTTAGGGGTAACTCTCGCCATTGACAGCCTGTTTTCAACCGATATAAAATACCTGAAATAATGGCTGCTGGTGCTACTTGTAATTTACTGCCTCTCTTTCCTTGGCTCAAATATGGAACTATCCACCGATTTATTTTATCTTCGCTTAATACTGCCATTGAAATAGGAACTTGTGTAAAGTGTCTTTGCAAACTCTTTTACACTCCTATTTCTTTGGTAGTTTTAAAACTCTAAACAACTTCAAACTAAGCTGACACTATCCTGTAAAATAAATTCACTTTTTTTGAAACAATCGGTTATCGAAAGGGAATGGCGTTGGTTCTCCCACTATGCTTACCTGGTTCATGGATGGATGCTGCGGATTTATCAGGTAATTAAAGTCGCCGGGAACAACTGCCGAGGGAACTTTCAGGATTAAGGATTTGCCAGTTTTTACAAAATTATCGCCAAATTGTTGGGTAGAAATGGGGTGCGGAAATACGTTCCAATCAGGAGGAAGGCTGTTTCTATCTACTTCGCTAATAAAATCATCCGGGATGGCAATACTCACCAGAAAATAATCTTTTGGTAGCATTCCCACCGGAATATGAACGGCTACTTCGGCCATGCTCAATGCCCGCGAATCGGCGGTATAAACCAGGGCAGTACCTTTACTATTCCAACGACCGCCTGCTTTAAATGCTCCGGTTCCCGACAAGTCGGTGCAGTATAGTTGCTTGCTCAACCGGAAAACGATCATGCAAATACGCCGAATTCGATTCGGATTAACTCATCTTGCAATAAATGAATGCCAAAGCTGCTATCTAATAAATCTTTAGGCTTTATATTGCCTAAAGCAACATTACTAGTTGTTAACCAGGTATTAAAATTTTCTTTGTCGCCGAAAACGGTTATTCCTTTTTTAAATAAATGAATTATTTCTAAAATCCGTTCGGATTGTAGCGGATCGAAGGTGCTTTCTTCCTTTTTATAGCGTTGTAAGGTTTTCTCGGACAAGTGCAGAAACTGCGACCACTCGGCTTGCGAGAAAGGTACATCGGCCGCAAATTCTTGAAATAAGTTAAAATGCACGCCGGCTCGCACTGCCTGAATCAGGGAAAATATATTTTGCTCTTCTTTTTCCTCTTCGGAGTGGAATAAACCAGAAACAGGTTCTTCTTTTAATAGAGTAGTAACGTTCGTGGTTCGTTTCTTCCTGCTAACCTGATCAGAAGCTAACTTTTTCTCCCCGGTAGTTTTCATTATTATTTTGCTTTTTGTAAATATAAAGAATATTGTCTTTATAGTAACGACAAATGTCTGAATAAAGTTTATGCAGGAAAATTCTGCTTCTGACAAATGGGTTTTATTTAAATTTAAAAGCTGAATTACTTATATTAATAATATTGCTTATATAACTGAGCAATTACTTTTTGCTAGAAGTAAGGAATAGTTGTTTTCGCTTGCAATCCTTCAGGGCTTATAGAAATTTACTATTTAACTATTATACCGGAGCGAAATGCCGTTTTAAGAGTAGGTTTTTCAGCTTTATCTTATATAAATTCGTTAAGGATTTTATCAATAAATTTTAACTTACATGCAATTACAAGGCACCTGGACGAAGGATAGTGAAGGATACATGGACTTTAGTTCCTCTCAACTGCAACGCTTATACGAAAGTATTACGGATGCTTACCACGACGTATATAACCGGTACCTGGAGGAGTTGGATGACGAGGAAGATGCCCACTACCAGGCTGTAGCCGAAGGATACGAAATGGTGAACGATTATAAAGCTATTAACGATCAGGAAGAATTTGCTACTACTTATTATACTCCTGCCTATGTGCTCGATATTTGGTATGAGATAGATCCAGATACGCAGAAAAGAATGTATGATCAGGGCTTTATCCGGGTAAGCAGTAAAACTAGCGAAACAGCTTAAAATAAAACAAAAAAGGAGCAGCCTTACGCTGCTCCTTTTATTACAATTAAAATTAAATATAAGGAATAATTACTCTGGCGAAAGTGGTTTTAATTATAACTGACAGTTAATTTCTGGATACCAATAATGGATAGGTCAAGAAACGAGCAACTTATTAAGAACAATCACATTAAGGTTGTCCGCCGCCACCGGTGGCACCGTAAATTTGCCCAGTGGCGTAACTAGCATCGCTGGCAGCTAATTGCACGTAAATAGAAGCCAATTCCACCGGCTGACCAGGTCGGCCCATAGGTGTGTCACCACCGAATTTTTTTAATTTTTCCTGCGTCGCACCGCCGCTTACCTGCAATGGTGTCCAGATGGGGCCGGGGGCTACTCCGTTTACCCGAATACCTTTGGGGGCGAGTTGTTTGGCCAGCGACCGCACGTAATTAGTGGTAGCAGCTTTAGTTTGCGCGTAGTCGTATAATTCCGGCGAAGGATCGGTGGCTTGCTCGGAGGTGGTTCCAATTATAACGGAACCGGGCTGTAAGTGCGGCAGAGCAGCTTTAATAATCCAAAAAGGAGCGTATATATTGGTCTTCATGGTAGCATCAAAATCTTCCGAAGAAACCTCCAGAATGGATGCCCGGGTTTGTTGCCGTGCCGCGTTGCTTACTAAAATATCCAGTCCGCCTAATCCTTTTACGGCTTCAGTTACCATTTTCTGGCAGAAAGCCTCGTCACGCAAATCGCCCGGAATGGCAATGGCTTTCCGGCCTTCAGCTTTAATTAATTCAATTACTTCCTTGGCATCTGGTTCTTCGGAGGGATAATAGTTAATGGCCACATCGGCACCTTCGCGGGCATAGGCAATAGCAGCGGCCCGGCCTATACCCGAGTCGCCGCCGGTAATTAATGCTTTCCGGCCTTTTAAGCGACCGGAGCCTTTATAACTTTTCTCCCCGTGATCTGGCTTGGGATCCATTTTGCTGGCTAATCCCGGCCAGGGTTGTGACTGTCCATTAAATGGTGGTTTGGGATATTTACTATTAGGATTTTCGAGGGGTTCGGCGGTAGAATTTACGGGATTTGGTTCCCCGCTAACGGATAATACCGGACTTATAGCGGCGGTAGCAAACCCCGCTCCTAAACCGCTAATGGCTTTTCGCCGGCTCATTTTAACTGCTTCTTTCATAGTTTAGTAAATTTTCGGATATTTTAAGGTTAAACTAATGAGCAAGCAGAATGTTTCTGAAAAATAGGAATTTACCTGGCTTTGCCTAAGAAAGTATTTTGGAATTACTAAACTAAAAATTTCTTTTAACCGCCGTTATATATAGCAAAAACGCCTATCTCCAATTTATTCGGAATAGGATTGTTTCTATTAAATTCTTAAAAAGAAAAGTGTTATAAAGTAAGCCAGGTTTTAAAGTTTTACTTCTTTTTTGATAAAAAAAATTACTATTTAAATGTTAATATAAGCTTAGTATATTATTTTTAATCAGGTGTTTAACTTACAAAAGTCTACTATCTTGATACTTGTATCTCTTTATTTAGTTTGATTTAAATCCTGGATTTCCGGCGGACTCAAAAAGCGCCATTCTCCGGGTTTTAGTTGGCCCAAATGAATATTTATCATTCGTACCCGGACGAGTTGCTGTACCTCGTAATGAAGTTTGTAACACATCCGCCGGATTTGGCGGTTAAGGCCTTGGGTAAGGATAATAGAAAAAGTATTATCATCTATGGGTTGTACTCGGGCAGGACGGGTCTTTTTACCCATAATAGTTATTCCTGCCGTTAATTGTTCGAGAGCCGCGGAGGTTAGCGGTTTGTTAACAGTTACCCGATATTCTTTTTCCTGGTGGCTCTCGGCATGAATAATTCTGTCGTAAATCTTTCCGTTGTTGGTCAACAGCATTAATCCTTCCGACTCTTTATCTAAGCGCCCTACGGGAAACACCCGTTGCTCGAATGGTAAAGCGGCCCCTAAATTATTCTGAATAGCTGGGTTCAACGTAGATTCAATGCCCCGGGGTTTGTAATAGGCCAGGTAGAGGTAGGCTGTGGGTTGTTTTAATACTTGCTCTTCAAAGGTAACTTCATCTTCGGGCAGCAAAGCTTGTTGCAACGCGCCTTTTTTCCCGTTCACCTGCACCCGACCCGACAGAATGTAGTCTAATGCTTGCTGGTTAGAAATTCTTAGTTTCTGAACGATAAAATGTTTGAGCGAAGCCGTAAGATTTTTCATTCTTAAAATAGAAAATGATTATGGAAAAAGTTATATCATTTTCTCTCGCCAAAGTTACTTCTAATAACTTAATAAGTAGCATTGGTTATATCGCGAGCACGCCTCGCTCGTGATGACTATCGTCCGGCCTCTGGCCGGTAGGAATTTGTTGCAGATTCTCTTTAATTGCTGTTTATCGGTTTGCCCGGCCAGAGGCCTACCAAATAGTTAAACACGAGGGTGGACGCTCGCGCCAACTTTTCGACTAGGAGAGGGGGGCTTTACCCCGGATAGGTACCCTCATTACCCAATCTGTTTTATGCAAAATGTTCTAAGGCGAAGCGGAGCAGGGAATTTTTACCTGTTAAATTTAATTTTTTAGAAATATTCATGCGGTGGTTAAAAACAGTTTTTTCGCTGATAAATAACTCGTCGGCAATTTCTTTACTGGTTTTATATTGGGCGATTAATTGGGTAATTTGTCTTTCGGCAGGAGTGAGCAATTCCATGGCCTCCTGAGTTTTTTGCTTCTGAACGTTTTGTGGTTTCCGGAGCAAAAAAGCCGACATTTCCGGGCTAATGTACGGATTGCCCTCTGCCACAATCCGGATGGCGTGCATAATATCCGTTACGGCATTTTCTTTTAGCACGTAGCCGCAAATACCTAATTCTAAAGCTTTCAGCAACGGCGCTTTTTCTTTGTGCATGGTGAGCAGGATGATGGGTAATTTAGGGTTTTGTTCGAGCATTTTCTCGGCGGCTTCTAAACCATTCATCCGGGGCATGTCAATGTCCAGCACTACCACGTCGGGCCGGTTTGTTTGCACGGCGTGCAGTGCTTCCAGACCATTATGTGCTTGCGCTACTACATTAAAATCATCTTCCATTTCCAAACCTTCCCGCAATCCTTTCAAAAAAATGGGATGATCATCGGCAATAATTAAGTTAAGCTTTTTCATGGGTGTTTGGCAATTGGTTGGATAGGTATCGTTAAATGAATAGTAGTAACTTCCGGGGCAGAAAAAGTAAATGAAATGCTTCCGCTTACAATTTTAAGCTGTTCTTGCAGGCGTAAAAGATTAAAATCGGTATTGCTGTTAGTTTTCAAAAACGAGCAAAAAGAAGCATGGCCGGTTACCTGAATATGCCACTCAATTGTATCCGGATTAGGTTGTACTACAAAATTTACCACTGTAGCGGCAGCTTGTTTTTGTACTACCTCCAGGCATTGCTGAAGCACCCGGTAAACATAAATTTCGTGGTCTTTTAAAAACAAGTTTTCTATTTTGGGTAACTCTAAAGTTAAATGCCAGGAAGCCGCCTCCGCTATGTCCTCCGTTAA
Proteins encoded in this region:
- a CDS encoding pseudouridine synthase produces the protein MKNLTASLKHFIVQKLRISNQQALDYILSGRVQVNGKKGALQQALLPEDEVTFEEQVLKQPTAYLYLAYYKPRGIESTLNPAIQNNLGAALPFEQRVFPVGRLDKESEGLMLLTNNGKIYDRIIHAESHQEKEYRVTVNKPLTSAALEQLTAGITIMGKKTRPARVQPIDDNTFSIILTQGLNRQIRRMCYKLHYEVQQLVRVRMINIHLGQLKPGEWRFLSPPEIQDLNQTK
- a CDS encoding RES family NAD+ phosphorylase, producing MIVFRLSKQLYCTDLSGTGAFKAGGRWNSKGTALVYTADSRALSMAEVAVHIPVGMLPKDYFLVSIAIPDDFISEVDRNSLPPDWNVFPHPISTQQFGDNFVKTGKSLILKVPSAVVPGDFNYLINPQHPSMNQVSIVGEPTPFPFDNRLFQKK
- a CDS encoding transposase; this translates as MAVLSEDKINRWIVPYLSQGKRGSKLQVAPAAIISGILYRLKTGCQWRELPLKEIFTGPTISWQGVYHHFRKWVNDGSFKNVWLGLLKSQRCLLDLSGVQLDGSQTICKQGGECIGYQNRKAANSCNSLFLADNKGQMLACSLPVSGAHHDLYEIEVVFKELCNLLKEAGIETKGLFLNADAGFDSQAFRSICSEMKIEANIATNPRNGQITDEYIYFDEQLFKQRNAIERANAWMDSFKALLIRFETKALHWFVLILIAFSVLFIRKIPNKPKL
- the parS gene encoding type II RES/Xre toxin-antitoxin system antitoxin — its product is MKTTGEKKLASDQVSRKKRTTNVTTLLKEEPVSGLFHSEEEKEEQNIFSLIQAVRAGVHFNLFQEFAADVPFSQAEWSQFLHLSEKTLQRYKKEESTFDPLQSERILEIIHLFKKGITVFGDKENFNTWLTTSNVALGNIKPKDLLDSSFGIHLLQDELIRIEFGVFA
- a CDS encoding SDR family oxidoreductase, which translates into the protein MKEAVKMSRRKAISGLGAGFATAAISPVLSVSGEPNPVNSTAEPLENPNSKYPKPPFNGQSQPWPGLASKMDPKPDHGEKSYKGSGRLKGRKALITGGDSGIGRAAAIAYAREGADVAINYYPSEEPDAKEVIELIKAEGRKAIAIPGDLRDEAFCQKMVTEAVKGLGGLDILVSNAARQQTRASILEVSSEDFDATMKTNIYAPFWIIKAALPHLQPGSVIIGTTSEQATDPSPELYDYAQTKAATTNYVRSLAKQLAPKGIRVNGVAPGPIWTPLQVSGGATQEKLKKFGGDTPMGRPGQPVELASIYVQLAASDASYATGQIYGATGGGGQP
- a CDS encoding response regulator transcription factor — its product is MKKLNLIIADDHPIFLKGLREGLEMEDDFNVVAQAHNGLEALHAVQTNRPDVVVLDIDMPRMNGLEAAEKMLEQNPKLPIILLTMHKEKAPLLKALELGICGYVLKENAVTDIMHAIRIVAEGNPYISPEMSAFLLRKPQNVQKQKTQEAMELLTPAERQITQLIAQYKTSKEIADELFISEKTVFNHRMNISKKLNLTGKNSLLRFALEHFA